One Tripterygium wilfordii isolate XIE 37 chromosome 10, ASM1340144v1, whole genome shotgun sequence DNA segment encodes these proteins:
- the LOC120007874 gene encoding calmodulin-like protein 3, with translation MDPAESRRVFQMFDKNGDGKITKKELNDSLENLGIYIPDKDLVQMIEKIDVNGDGYVDIDEFGALYQNIMGERDEEEDMREAFNVFDQNGDGFITVEELRSVLASLGLKQGRTIEDCRKMINKVDVDGDGMVNFKEFKKMMKGGGFASLSS, from the coding sequence ATGGATCCGGCAGAGTCGCGCCGGGTTTTCCAAATGTTCGATAAGAACGGAGACGGGAAGATCACAAAGAAGGAACTGAACGATTCGCTAGAGAACTTGGGTATCTACATTCCTGATAAAGACTTGGTTCAAATGATCGAAAAGATAGACGTGAACGGGGACGGGTATGTGGACATCGATGAATTCGGGGCGTTGTATCAGAATATAATGGGGGAGAGGGATGAAGAGGAGGACATGAGGGAAGCATTCAACGTGTTTGATCAAAATGGAGATGGGTTTATCACAGTTGAGGAACTGAGGTCTGTTTTGGCTTCATTGGGGCTGAAACAAGGAAGAACAATAGAGGATTGTAGGAAGATGATAAACAAAGTTGACGTTGATGGAGATGGAATGGTTAACTTCAAGGAGTTTAAAAAGATGATGAAAGGTGGTGGATTTGCTTCCCTGAGTTCTTAA
- the LOC120006904 gene encoding protein FAR1-RELATED SEQUENCE 12-like: MESESSQIPSDERRMSNHVDCYDEDELSDDKLAKNIDLCTEREETIVEQSIANLGSSEDAVEPYIGMEFDSRDDAREFYVAYGRRTGFTVRIHHNRRSRINNLVIGQDFVCSKEGFREKKYTYRKDRVLPPPPITREGCSAMLRVALRDGAKWVVTKYVKEHNHTLLSPSKVPWRGSAKSLIGEDEKDQRIRELTLELNNERQKCKRRCAAYQEQLHVLLNYVEEHTDHLSERVQDIVKNIRELENEQPRDGDCG, translated from the exons ATGGAGAGTGAATCAAGTCAAATACCTTCAGATGAAAGAAGAATGTCCAACCATGTTGATTGCTATGATGAGGATGAATTGTCTGATGACAAGCTTGCAAAGAACATTGATTTGTGCACAGAGCGAGAAGAGACTATTGTAGAACAATCTATTGCAAATTTAGGTTCTTCAGAAGATGCTGTGGAACCATACATTGGCATGGAGTTCGATTCCAGAGATGATGCTAGAGAATTTTATGTTGCTTATGGCAGGAGGACAGGATTTACAGTACGCATACATCATAACCGGAGGTCACGCATaaataacttggttattggACAGGATTTTGTTTGTTCAAAAGAAGGTTTTCGTGAAAAGAAATACACGTACAGGAAAGACAGAGTTCTTCCTCCACCACCAATCACCCGGGAAGGCTGTTCTGCAATGCTTAGGGTGGCCTTAAGGGATGGAGCTAAGTGGGTTGTCACCAAATATGTAAAGGAGCATAACCACACGTTATTGTCCCCTAGTAAAGTACCTTGGCGGGGATCTGCAAAAAGTTTAATTGGTGAG GATGAGAAGGATCAGAGAATACGGGAACTGACCCTGGAGCTTAATAATGAGAGACAAAAATGTAAACGTAGATGTGCAGCGTACCAGGAACAACTACACGTGTTGTTGAATTACGTCGAGGAACATACCGATCACTTGTCCGAAAGAGTTCAGGATATTGTTAAGAACATAAGGGAACTTGAAAATGAGCAGCCGAGGGATGGAGATTGTGGATAG
- the LOC120006836 gene encoding protein FAR-RED IMPAIRED RESPONSE 1-like, with amino-acid sequence MMDVDKGDAAVENSIEEKAEVLEVNTIIEPHAGLEGNAILEPCVGMKYESEDSALKYYTEYARQLGFVVRIMQRRPSGIDGRTLARQLGCNKQGFSPNHKGLIDPEKKPRSSAREGCKATILVKMEKSGKWVVTRFVRDHNHPLVVTSNGFSTEGDKDKKIEELTRELEHQEQRCAIYRERLFSFMNNIEEHSEELSSKIQVIVDNVRKVESQVQKFSHHR; translated from the exons ATGA TGGATGTGGATAAGGGAGATGCAGCGGTAGAgaattcaattgaagaaaaagccGAAGTGTTAGAAGTAAATACAATTATAGAACCCCACGCAGGTCTAGAAGGAAATGCAATTCTAGAACCTTGTGTCGGTATGAAATATGAATCGGAAGATTCTGCTCTCAAATACTATACGGAATATGCCAGACAACTAGGATTTGTTGTGCGAATCATGCAACGTCGTCCTTCTGGGATTGATGGGAGAACTCTTGCCCGTCAACTTGGATGTAACAAGCAGGGTTTTTCTCCTAATCACAAGGGTCTTATTGATCCGGAGAAGAAGCCACGGTCTAGTGCACGAGAGGGTTGCAAGGCAACAATTTTAGTCAAAATGGAGAAGTCTGGAAAATGGGTTGTTACAAGATTCGTAAGGGATCATAATCATCCTCTGGTTGTCACATCTAATGGGTTCAGCACGGAG gGTGACAAGGATAAGAAAATTGAGGAACTTACGAGAGAGTTGGAGCATCAGGAACAGCGATGTGCCATCTATCGGGAAAGATTATTCAGTTTTATGAACAACATCGAGGAGCATTCAGAAGAACTGTCTTCAAAAATTCAAGTTATTGTTGATAATGTGAGGAAAGTTGAATCTCAGGTCCAGAAATTTTCACACCATAGATAG
- the LOC120008043 gene encoding uncharacterized protein LOC120008043, whose product MNFSGQLVHQALLRQVVNSAKEEYGVILFRFKFAGKRATFSIAEFALITGLLCGDVPPLSSLIDTFVHRIRDLYFGGNKSIGRNKLDEVFMSCDPEPGKEEDVLKLALVYFLESVLLPRERSRNIDIQWLQLVDNVNVFNKYPWGSVSYARTAKSLASVMVGRAEKFKKRSTKMEKYSIYGFPLVLQIWLYEAVPRIGMSYANVREENRFPRILNWSSTATPESNAIVSNIFDMKKEYLSSIGSPKLKETTNVVGSSKTKKKSSKKKSNVADKGNVAVDAFENLFGDEDNNRHNPEIEREDDPMGRVIEKLFGMEKLLIEQKKINRLLRNEVTTYFDAFFQSVEDNMKTVVEFRIGTNMEVDDEVLSDEIEPQNKGLENKENDTKEEEDKVEENEEKVENEEKEDDVVQVEEEEVEKEEAGVQIKENEKKEEKDENEEVIVGRNDAELPSMELEAVDELLELSKHRFTPEKINKDSEGVEEIRESQFPTATPGGTRKYTRNKNKRAKRPGPQTKTPFTSPSFKRRKLMVENETVNPLTDAPILQLKRAYPKEWARDLLAFMKDNTLESKLISWEPCQVDKNWFVDAIRPETWLSDKHLDVAMYHIHRRIANNPEVFKKKSAVLDSFFFVRVTQAFILFNESKDCSWDNDNLILDYVIGESPVKSVSWSNVDYVYFPANFNNAHWVAVEMILGERQINVYDSLTSCTKIPKFNELMQPLKLMMPYILRAAAINDENLSPWKLKRVPSCPQQNNGGDCGMFTIKFIEVLTASMPVSLITQEDMVFYRKKFTMEAWGGEFLM is encoded by the exons ATGAATTTCTCTGGCCAGTTGGTACATCAAGCTCTACTACGACAAGTTGTAAACTCTGCTAAAGAAGAATATGGTGTGATATTATTCAGGTTCAAATTTGCTGGAAAGAGGGCAACATTTTCTATTGCTGAATTTGCTCTTATCACTGGTTTGTTATGTGGTGATGTCCCTCCCCTGTCTAGCTTGATTGACACTTTTGTGCATAGGATTAGGGACTTGTATTTTGGTGGAAATAAGAGCATTGGTAGAAATAAGTTAGATGAAGTTTTCATGAGTTGTGATCCTGAACCTGGAAAGGAAGAAGATGTGTTGAAGCTAGCTCTGGTATATTTTTTGGAATCTGTTTTACTGCCTAGGGAGCGTAGTAGGAACATAGATATTCAGTGGTTGCAATTGGTTGATAATGTTAATGTATTTAATAAGTATCCATGGGGATCTGTGAGCTACGCACGTACTGCAAAGTCTCTTGCATCTGTCATGGTAGGTCGTgctgaaaaatttaaaaaaagatcgACAAAGATGGAAAAGTACAGCATATATGGATTCCCGCTAGTACTTCAG ATATGGCTTTATGAAGCGGTGCCGCGCATCGGTATGTCTTATGCAAATGTGAGGGAAGAAAACCGGTTTCCCCGAATATTGAACTGGAGCAGCACTGCCACTCCAGAATCTAATGCTATTGTCTCcaatatttttgatatgaaaaag GAATATTTGAGTAGTATTGGGAGCCCCAAGTTAAAGGAGACGACCAATGTTGTGGGGAGCTccaagacaaagaagaagagctcaaagaagaagagcaatgTAGCGGATAAGGGCAATGTTGCGGTGGATGCGTTTGAGAATTTGTTTGGAGATGAGGACAATAATCGCCACAACCCTGAGATTGAGCGGGAGGATGATCCAATGGGAAGA GTTATTGAGAAGTTATTTGGGATGGAGAAGTTGTTGATTGagcagaaaaaaataaataggttGTTGAGGAATGAGGTTACAActtattttgatgcatttttcCAGTCTGTGGAGGATAATATGAAGACAGTAGTGGAATTTAGAATAGGAACTAACATGGAGGTGGATGATGAGGTTCTAAGTGATGAGATTGAACCTCAAAACAAGGGGTTGGAGAATAAGGAGAATGAtacgaaggaggaggaggataaggtggaggaaaatgaggaaaagGTGGAGAATGAGGAGAAGGAGGATGATGTAGTTCAA gtggaggaggaggaggtggagaaggAAGAAGCTGGAGTTCAAATAAAAGAGAATGAGAAGAAGGAGGAAAAGGATGAGAATGAGGAGGTTATAGTTGGAAGAAATGATGCGGAGTTGCCAAGTATGGAGCTGGAAGCTGTGGATGAACTATTAGAGCTTTCAAAGCATCGGTTTACACCAGAGAAGATAAACAAGGACTCTGAAGGAGTGGAGGAGATTAGAGAGTCTCAGTTTCCCACGGCTACACCAGGTGGCACACGCAAGTATACCAGAAATAAGAATAAGCGTGCGAAGAGGCCTGGACCACAAACAAAAACACCATTTACCTCCCCCAGCTTCAAGAGGAGGAAACTTATGGTGGAAAATGAGACAGTTAATCCATTGACAGACGCTCCAATATTACAGTTGAAGCGAGCGTATCCAAAGGAATGGGCACGcgatttacttgcttttatgaaAGACAATACACTTGAAAGTAAGTTGATAAGTTGGGAGCCATGTCAAGTAGACAAGAATTGGTTTGTGGATGCCATCAGACCTGAAACCTGGTTATCGGACAAG CACCTTGATGTGGCAATGTACCATATTCATAGAAGGATTGCCAATAACCCTGAAGTTTTTAAGAAGAAGTCTGCAGTGCTCGACAGTTTTTTCTTT GTCCGGGTTACGCAGGCTTTCATACTTTTCAATGAAAGCAAGGATTGTTCTTGGGACAATGATAATCTGATTTTGGACTATGTAATAGGAGAAAGTCCAGTGAAATCTGTGTCTTGGTCTAACGTAGACTACGTTTACTTCCCTGCCAACTTCAACAATGCACATTGGGTGGCTGTAGAGATGATCTTGGGGGAAAGACAGATTAACGTGTATGACTCACTTACAAGCTgcacaaaaattccaaaatttaatgaattaatGCAGCCCTTGAAGTTGATGATGCCATACATATTAAGAGCAGCTGCGATAAATGATGAAAATCTCTCTCCCTGGAAACTTAAAAGGGTACCATCCTGCCCTCAACAAAATAATGg AGGAGATTGTGGCATGTTCACCATCAAGTTCATTGAAGTATTAACTGCAAGCATGCCAGTTAGTCTGATAACTCAAGAGGACATGGTATTCTACAGGAAAAAGTTCACTATGGAGGCATGGGGTGGAGAATTTTTAATGTAA
- the LOC120008044 gene encoding uncharacterized protein LOC120008044, giving the protein MGFNECGFSRYDKDNADIDDGADDYQENIEVDDFQVDNNGIESSVLHRHPPPCAGGNLADGPPSNNNIGSNSLGTSNFVGSNSSNSYWGGKVAIGQIYSDKKELQKYIAMYAMSKNFQFRVIKSTKTLFMIQCAAKGCEWRMRSIRVKDSELFKVTRLNDNHKCSLDFINRSHMQASGKVIGECIKSKYNGVGHIYRPKDIIQDVRQEFGVNISYDKAWRAREAALESVRGTPEDSFSYLPHYCSKLEKNNPGTITYIESDHEKRFKYFFMALGASLRGFRSAMRPVIAVDGTHLKGKYMGTLFVAAAQDGNKKIYPVAFGVGDSENNASWEWFFEKLRVALALEDFSELSLISDRHKSIERGVSLVFPESYHGHCMHHIKQNMKAKKIDDAVFPIYFKAAKAYRISDFEHLMTQIRGFEGGKAYKYLEDAGFDKWSRAHFPGYRYSILTTNIAESMNAALRDVRGLPITTLVEQLRSLIQRWFHERRTKAASITSQLCKKVEKKMTKRNERASRMLVEPISLIEFYVRDGFGDGEVNFHDRTCTCRKFQMQQLPCVHALAACRFRNVTVQAGVNKCLTKKIHARLKKTDARLQNINARLKKTNARLHKNARL; this is encoded by the exons ATGGGTTTTAATGAATGTGGTTTTAGTCGATACGATAAAGATAATGCAGATATTGATGATGGGGCtgatgactatcaagaaaatatTGAGGTTGATGACTTTCAAGTGGATAATAATGGGATTGAAAGTTCGGTACTTCATCGACACCCGCCTCCATGTGCGGGCGGTAACTTAGCGGATGGGCCTCCTAGCAACAATAACATTGGCTCAAATTCGCTTGGTACGTCGAACTTTGTTGGGAGTAATAGTAGCAATAGCTATTGGGGTGGTAAAGTTGCGATTGGGCAGATTTATTCAGACAAAAAAgagttacaaaaatatattgctATGTATGCTATGAGCAAGAACTTCCAATTTCGCGTTATTAAGTCGACCAAAACTCTTTTTATGATTCAATGTGCTGCTAAAGGGTGCGAGTGGCGTATGCGATCTATAAGAGTCAAGGATTCGGAGTTGTTTAAGGTGACGAGGCTTAATGACAATCACAAATGCTCTTTGGACTTTATTAATCGAAGTCATATGCAAGCATCAGGAAAGGTTATTGGAGAATGCATTAAGTCAAAATATAATGGTGTTGGTCATATTTACCGACCAAAAGACATAATACAGGATGTGCGGCAGGAATTTGGTGTTAATATTAGCTATGATAAAGCTTGGAGGGCTAGGGAAGCTGCCTTGGAATCAGTGCGAGGAACGCCTGAAGATTCCTTTTCTTACTTGCCACACTATTGTTCCAAGTTAGAGAAGAATAATCCTGGTACGATAACTTATATAGAGTCCGATCACGAGAAAaggtttaaatattttttcatggcTCTCGGTGCTTCGTTAAGAGGATTTCGGAGTGCAATGCGACCTGTCATCGCCGTTGATGGTACTCACCTAAAGGGCAAGTACATGGGCACGCTCTTTGTTGCCGCTGCTCAAGATGGCAACAAGAAAATTTATCCAGTGGCTTTTGGGGTTGGAGATTCCGAGAATAATGCATCTTGGGAATGGTTTTTCGAGAAACTGCGAGTTGCACTTGCACTTGAAGATTTCTCGGAACTATCATTGATATCGGATAGGCATAAAAGTATTGAGAGAGGTGTTTCACTTGTATTTCCGGAATCTTATCATGGGCATTGCATGCACCATATCAAACAGAACATGAAggccaaaaaaattgatgatgccGTGTTTCCCATATATTTCAAGGCAGCAAAGGCTTACCGTATTTCAGATTTTGAACATCTAATGACACAGATCCGTGGTTTTGAAGGTGGCAAGGCATATAAATATCTAGAGGATGCCGGATTCGATAAGTGGTCTCGTGCACATTTTCCCGGATATAGGTACAGTATACTCACTACCAACATTGCAGAAAGTATGAATGCTGCACTACGTGATGTGCGGGGTCTTCCAATAACAACGTTGGTTGAGCAATTGAGATCCTTAATTCAAAGGTGGTTTCATGAGCGTCGTACAAAAGCGGCATCCATAACGTCCCAATTGTGCAAGAaggttgagaaaaaaatgacaaagcggAATGAAAGGGCTTCACGTATGTTGGTTGAACCAATAAGTCTTATCGAGTTCTATGTACGGGATGGCTTCGGAGATGGCGAGGTGAACTTTCATGACAGAACATGCACGTGCAGGAAGTTTCAAATGCAACAATTGCCGTGCGTTCATGCATTGGCTGCTTGCCGATTTAGAAATGTCACTGTACAG GCAGGTGTGAACAAATGCTTGACTAAGAAAATACATGCTCGACTAAAGAAAACAGATGCTCGACTACAGAACATCAATGctcgactaaagaaaacaaatgctcgactacatAAAAATGCTCGACTATAG
- the LOC120006837 gene encoding protein FAR1-RELATED SEQUENCE 5-like, with amino-acid sequence MDEHPSLSDDGDLDNMVETSNGKELASDDGSSEMEPYVGMEFESEEAAKVFYDVYATHVGFIIRVDAFRRSMRDAKVVWRRLVCNKEGFRKLRPKRSENRKPRAVTREGCKAMIVVKKEKTGKWVVTGFVKEHNHPLVAIPINDRRNVLLSQTPDEKDVKIRELNAKLQRERKRSAALQEQLSMVLTEMEEHSNHLSRNIEDIVQSVKDIESKRSGTCT; translated from the exons A TGGATGAACATCCTTCTTTGAGCGACGATGGGGACTTGGATAATATGGTAGAAACTTCTAACGGAAAAGAGTTAGCTTCAGACGATGGAAGTTCCGAAATGGAGCCATATGTAGGCATGGAGTTCGAATCTGAAGAGGCGGCCAAGGTATTTTATGATGTCTATGCCACTCATGTGGGATTCATCATTCGTGTAGATGCATTTCGCCGATCAATGCGTGATGCAAAGGTTGTTTGGCGTCGACTTGTTTGTAATAAAGAGGGATTTCGTAAGTTGCGGCCCAAAAGAAGTGAAAATAGGAAACCTCGAGCAGTCACTAGGGAAGGTTGTAAAGCAATGATTGTtgtgaagaaggaaaaaacaggCAAATGGGTTGTAACAGGATTTGTAAAGGAACATAATCATCCTCTGGTAGCCATCCCCATCAACGATCGTCGAAATGTGCTGTTATCTCAAACACCG GACGAGAAAGATGTGAAGATACGAGAATTGAATGCAAAATTACAGCGAGAACGAAAGCGCTCTGCAGCTCTGCAAGAGCAGCTATCCATGGTTTTGACAGAGATGGAGGAGCATTCCAATCACCTATCAAGAAACATTGAAGATATAGTTCAAAGTGTCAAAGACATTGAATCAAAGAGGTCAGGCACTTGCACATAG
- the LOC120007056 gene encoding uncharacterized protein LOC120007056, translated as MDESERYPKEYDNQQRVNSTSSGSSSSSTTSVHVTALDGLVNVNSLFTIAVFVGLSLTTPGQRSLENRTACDAGIDVVKKLLVFEVVSFSFFLFSSLVAQGLKLAINLLNSKDVDEAFRAHINLKVLRFGMLGSAVGSVMGCLFLMLSMVNVIEIRLGLLSCGSKSAVHATTALVILVSSALLVYISTAVYAFLH; from the exons ATGGACGA ATCCGAACGGTACCCAAAAGAGTACGACAACCAACAGAGGGTGAACTCAACCTCCTCTggatcttcttcctcctccacaaCAAGCGTTCACGTGACCGCCCTTGACGGTCTGGTTAACGTTAATTCCCTTTTCACGATCGCCGTCTTTGTGGGTCTTTCTTTAACCACGCCAGGACAACGCAGCCTCGAGAATCGGACAGCTTGTGATGCCGGAATCGATGTCGTTAAAAAGCTCCTTGTTTTCGAGGTTGTTTCCTTcagcttcttcctcttctcttctctagtcGCTCAGGGGCTCAAGCTGGCAATCAACTTGCTTAATAGTAAAGATGTTGATGAGGCATTCAGGGCACATATAAACCTCAAAGTGCTGCGTTTTGGGATGCTGGGATCTGCTGTGGGTTCGGTGATGGGGTGCCTGTTCTTGATGCTTTCAATGGTGAATGTGATCGAGATTCGGTTGGGGTTGTTGTCTTGTGGAAGTAAGAGCGCGGTTCATGCCACAACGGCTTTGGTTATCCTGGTTTCCTCTGCACTCTTGGTTTACATTTCAACTGCTGTTTATGCTTTTCTACACTAA
- the LOC120007658 gene encoding LOW QUALITY PROTEIN: glutamate receptor 1.2-like (The sequence of the model RefSeq protein was modified relative to this genomic sequence to represent the inferred CDS: substituted 1 base at 1 genomic stop codon) encodes MEINRKKQSFHSLLTAISILLHFCAEANKAQDGYLGEEFHVAVILDMGSLEWEIVHSCMSMAIYDFYNLHNDYATRVVLHARDTKGEPLRALHAALDLVGNTKVEAIIGAQTSIGANILAEFGEKAKVPVISFFAPIRHSTSTTYPYFIQVKESDSSQVNGIAAIVEKFKWKYIIFIHEDTDEGRGILPYLVDKFQKKNIHISYKIAISASSKDNEILEELHKVMASQTVVFIVHLSYFLASSLCINAKRLGMMGEGYAWIMTSKSMNNLHLMNSSVIQSMQGVIGFRSHIPASEELDNFTSRWRKIIHTNDSNLGAMAPGASGVWAYDVCWSLAHAAERVRYKAPVRRNPENNLNLWDSDNITTARLGPLLLKEILESGVQGLSGKIQFIKGKLAANTFEIVNVIGRGERTVGFWSSEEKLTRELQSSHDGRVLSSTSKLXDIICPGGSANIPEGRMMRMSNKKLRVGIPVKTGFKDLVDFERDPQTNETTVTGFCVDVFRAAIEALPHRLQYEFIPFVDSNGQSAGTYNDLIYQVYLKNFDAVVGDVTIMANRSLYVDFTVTYTDLGVGMIVKNGNNMWIFLRPLTVDLWLTSAAFFIFTGFIIWAIERPINDAFHGSPLQQIATVVWFSFSTLVFAQRERLLSNLSKLILIVWLFAVLILTSSYTATLASMLTVQQINLASKEINIGYQYGSLIPGVISNLNFEDYRLRPYTLDGYAEALSRGSKNGGVSAIIDEMPYLKIFLSKYAGDGYSIAGHVASTNGFGFVFPKGSPLVPEISRQIMALREEGKLRRMESAWFPNQSPLLNDGSVTSNNLNALNLDNFGGLFIITGSTSCLAVLLFFIFKLHKQWQVLRNYDLHYLVQKGYEVVNTCVKGRIRSSAQERGVI; translated from the exons ATGGAGATTAATAGGAAGAAACAATCCTTCCACTCCCTGTTAACTGCTATTAgcattcttcttcatttttgtgcCGAAGCCAACAAAGCTCAAGATGGTTATCTTGGGGAGGAGTTTCATGTTGCAGTGATCCTTGACATGGGATCATTGGAGTGGGAAATTGTGCACAGCTGCATGTCCATGGCAATTTATGATTTCTACAACTTACATAATGACTATGCAACAAGAGTGGTTCTGCATGCTAGAGATACTAAAGGTGAACCTCTGCGAGCTCTTCATGCTG CTCTTGATCTTGTAGGGAACACAAAGGTAGAAGCAATTATTGGAGCGCAGACGTCCATAGGAGCAAACATTTTGGCAGAGTTTGGAGAAAAGGCTAAAGTCCCAGTGATTTCATTCTTTGCACCAATCCGTCACTCAACCTCGACCACATATCCTTATTTCATTCAAGTCAAAGAAAGTGACAGCTCCCAAGTTAATGGCATTGCTGCTATTGTTGAAAAATTCAAGTGGAAATACATCATCTTTATTCACGAGGACACAGATGAGGGAAGAGGCATTCTACCATATTTGGTTGATAAattccaaaagaaaaatatccATATCTCGTATAAGATTGCGATTTCTGCATCATCAAAAGACAATGAAATCCTTGAAGAGCTTCATAAGGTCATGGCATCACAAACTGTGGTATTTATTGTGCACCTGTCATATTTTCTTGCGTCTTCTCTTTGCATAAATGCAAAAAGGTTGGGTATGATGGGTGAAGGTTATGCTTGGATTATGACCTCCAAGAGCATGAATAACTTGCATTTAATGAATTCATCTGTTATCCAATCAATGCAAGGAGTAATTGGTTTCAGGTCTCACATTCCAGCATCAGAGGAGCTTGATAATTTTACTTCAAGGTGGAGGAAAATAATTCACACCAATGACTCCAATCTGGGAGCAATGGCGCCTGGTGCATCTGGTGTATGGGCATATGATGTATGTTGGAGTCTAGCACATGCAGCTGAGCGTGTAAGGTATAAAGCTCCTGTGAGAAGAAATCCAGAAAATAACTTGAATCTGTGGGACTCAGACAACATCACAACAGCTAGACTTGGTCCACTACTTCTAAAGGAGATATTAGAAAGTGGAGTTCAGGGCTTAAGTGGTAAAATTCAATTCATCAAGGGGAAACTAGCAGCAAACACATTTGAAATAGTGAATGTGataggaagaggagaaagaacaGTTGGATTTTGGAGTTCTGAAGAAAAACTAACTAGAGAATTACAATCATCTCATGATGGTAGAGTTTTATCTTCTACCAGTAAACTTTAAGACATCATTTGTCCTGGAGGATCTGCAAACATTCCAGAAGGTAGGATGATGCGAATGAGTAATAAAAAGCTAAGAGTTGGCATTCCTGTAAAAACAGGGTTTAAGGACCTGGTTGACTTTGAACGCGATCCTCAAACCAATGAAACAACTGTCACTGGTTTCTGCGTAGATGTGTTCAGGGCTGCAATTGAGGCTTTACCGCACCGTTTACAGTATGAGTTTATACCTTTCGTCGATAGCAATGGACAGAGTGCTGGGACTTACAACGACCTGATCTATCAGGTTTATCTTAAG AATTTTGATGCTGTGGTGGGGGATGTGACAATCATGGCCAACAGATCATTGTATGTTGATTTCACTGTTACTTATACCGACTTAGGTGTGGGGATGATAGTAAAAAATGGGAACAACATGTGGATTTTCTTGAGACCGCTTACAGTAGATCTTTGGTTGACAAGTGCTGCCTTCTTTATTTTCACGGGTTTCATCATTTGGGCAATTGAACGTCCTATTAACGATGCTTTCCATGGTTCACCCCTTCAGCAAATTGCAACTGTTGTATGGTTTTCTTTCTCAACCCTCGTCTTTGCTCAAC GGGAGAGGTTGTTAAGCAACTTGTCAAAGTTAATACTGATCGTATGGCTCTTTGCGGTTCTCATATTGACTTCTAGCTATACTGCGACGTTGGCTTCAATGTTGACAGTTCAACAGATTAATTTGGCATCAAAGGAAATCAACATAGGATACCAATATGGGTCTTTAATCCCAGGAGTTATAAGTAACTTGAATTTTGAAGATTACCGTCTCAGGCCATATACACTTGATGGCTACGCTGAAGCTTTATCAAGAGGGAGTAAAAATGGTGGTGTGTCTGCTATTATTGATGAGATGCCATACCTCAAGATCTTCCTTTCAAAATACGCTGGGGATGGCTACTCCATTGCTGGGCATGTGGCAAGTACAAATGGTTTTGGATTT gTCTTTCCCAAAGGCTCCCCGCTGGTTCCCGAGATTTCGAGGCAAATTATGGCACTAAGAGAAGAAGGGAAGCTTAGGAGAATGGAGAGCGCATGGTTTCCTAATCAGTCACCTCTTCTCAATGATGGAAGTGTCACCTCTAATAATCTGAATGCTCTTAATCTTGATAACTTTGGTGGTTTATTCATTATTACCGGGTCTACTTCGTGTTTGGCCGTCCTCTTGTTTTTCATCTTCAAGCTTCACAAACAATGGCAGGTTCTGAGAAATTATGACCTTCATTACCTTGTCCAGAAAGGATATGAGGTGGTTAACACATGCGTCAAGGGGAGAATACGTTCAAGTGCTCAGGAAAGGGGTGTTATATAA